The Halobacterium hubeiense genome contains the following window.
GTCGGGCCGACCGGGACAAAGGGGCTCGTGACGGACTTGCTGGACGTCCACGACTACCTAAAGGACCGCGTGGACCTGACACTGCGGGAGGTGGACGCGGGGAGCTTCGAGGTGGCGGGGTTCGACGTCGAGTCCATCGAGACGCGCCACTCGATGCACGGGCTGGCGTACAACTTTGACGGCGACCTCGTCTTCAGCGCGGACACCGAGGCGTTCGCGGGGATGGGGGAGTTCGCGGACGGCTGCGAGGTGCTCGTCCACGACTGCTCGTTCCCGGACGAAGTAGACGTCTCCAACCACCCGACGCCGACGCAGCTCGGCGAGTCGCTGGCCGACGCGGAAATCGAGGCGCTGTACCTCACGCACCTCTACCCGCACACGGAGGGCAAGCACCGCGAGATGCAGGCGTCGATAGAAGAACACTTCGACGGGCACGTCGCGTTCGCACGGGACGGCCTCGTCGTCGAAACCGAGTGAGTCAGGCGTCGCTGTCCTTGTTGACGCGCTGTTGTAGCTCGCGCTGTTCGTCCCGGGTGCCGAGAGTCACGAGCACGTCGCCAGCTTCGATGACTTCGCCCGCGCCGGGATTCGCGATAGTGTCGCTGCCGCGCTGAATCGCCAGCAGGGTCGCGCCCGTCTCCGCGCGAATCGCCGAGTGGCCGACGGAGTTGCCGGCCAGCGGCGAGTCCGCGGTGACGTCGTACCACTCGATGCGGGCGTCGCCCACGGGGACGTCCGCGGTCTCTGATTCGGCGGGCTGGAAGTACGCGC
Protein-coding sequences here:
- a CDS encoding cation:proton antiporter regulatory subunit, which encodes MPVRESDLPNVGRKYELDLAAGGRLSVVIGHDGTRTLYRQRDAGEDAERVAELTGEEARQFGAVLGGAYFQPAESETADVPVGDARIEWYDVTADSPLAGNSVGHSAIRAETGATLLAIQRGSDTIANPGAGEVIEAGDVLVTLGTRDEQRELQQRVNKDSDA
- a CDS encoding MBL fold metallo-hydrolase, with product MQLTFLGTGSAMPTGDRMQTGLLLEKSDSRLLVDCGSGVLHTLARTDVGYEGVDTVLLTHHHLDHVSDLLPLLKARWLAGEEHLTVVGPTGTKGLVTDLLDVHDYLKDRVDLTLREVDAGSFEVAGFDVESIETRHSMHGLAYNFDGDLVFSADTEAFAGMGEFADGCEVLVHDCSFPDEVDVSNHPTPTQLGESLADAEIEALYLTHLYPHTEGKHREMQASIEEHFDGHVAFARDGLVVETE